TTGCATCAAGATTGCCTGGACGCTGGGACACCGTTGCCCCTAATTTGTTGTGGCGATTGGTGCGGGGGAAACTTGGTAGAAGGGGCGATGAATTCTGGATTAGCCGCCGCCGTCAAGATTAATCAACAGATGGAAATGCGAAGCTTGCCGGGAGAAAGTTTTTTAGAAACCCTCCAGCAAATATCTGGTAGGAGCGATCGCTAAGGAGTTAATTTAAACCGATGCAAGATTTTATCCAAGTGGTTGATTACGATACCAATTGGCCTATCCAATTTGAGGAGGAAAAACTCCAAATTCTCCACGCCCTCGGTGATGCTGTCTTGGACATCCACCATATTGGCAGTACCTCAGTGCCAGGATTAGCAGCTAAACCAATCATTGATATTCTCGTAGGCTTGGAGGAGTTACCACCCAGCGTCGATCAGATTACATCTGTCGAAACACTCGGCTATCTCTACCAAGGTGAGTTGGGTGTTCCAGGACGGCACTTCTTTCGCAAAGGGATGCCCCGCACTCACCATCTCCATCTGGTGAAACGAGGAAATCAGGTTTGGGAAAACCAGCTGATCTTCCGCGATTTTCTCAGGGCGCACCCAGAGAAGGCGAAGCAATACGATGCTTTGAAGCGCGAGTTAGCGGTACAATTCCGGCTAGATCGAGAAGGCTACGTCCAGGCAAAGGCTCCTTTAATTGAGCAGCTACTCTCAAATGCTAGGGCATGGCGGCAAATTATCTAAGATAAGCAGCGATCGCTACCCGGAGAAAGTTTTTTAGCAGCGATTTCTTAGCATTGCCCGATTTAACGTTACATAGCCAAATACAACTCTGTTGCGGCAAAAGAGCAAACCGCGCAAAGTTGCGATCGCTGCTTGTCTGCCATTAGCTGCTAGTGATTTTCAAGGCGAGAGCGTTCATCAAACACCAGTATTTACAAACCGTTTCATAACATTTGGGGGATGGAAATTGCCATCAACCCTAGACCCTGTATGAATAAATCCGATTCTTGGCAGCCTTAGATGGTGCGATCTCTGTCTCCCCCAATGTAAAGAAAACTTTACATTCTGTAATGTTTTGTTATATGTTTTAAGACAGGAGACAAAGATTCGTAACCCAGAAATTTCTGGATTAATAGTTTTAACGAATCTAAATAATGCATCCATGACTTCATCCACGACTTATACGATTGAGTCCGCACAGGGCATTTTCCCTGGAACTCAGATTGCTAATGCGGTTCCAGCTACCACGGAAGCTTTCGATAAGCTCAGCGTTGACGATCAACTGGCATTACTCTGGTTTGCCTACACCGAAATGGGTGTTTCAATTACTCGCGCCGCCACAGGAGCCGCCCGCATGATACTAGCGGAAGGTTTACTAGCCCAAATTAAGCA
The sequence above is a segment of the Coleofasciculus sp. FACHB-T130 genome. Coding sequences within it:
- a CDS encoding GrpB family protein — translated: MQDFIQVVDYDTNWPIQFEEEKLQILHALGDAVLDIHHIGSTSVPGLAAKPIIDILVGLEELPPSVDQITSVETLGYLYQGELGVPGRHFFRKGMPRTHHLHLVKRGNQVWENQLIFRDFLRAHPEKAKQYDALKRELAVQFRLDREGYVQAKAPLIEQLLSNARAWRQII